One stretch of Aquimarina sp. Aq107 DNA includes these proteins:
- a CDS encoding DUF302 domain-containing protein, with product MKRIVFCFVFYTLLFSCNQVEKDTSNSAQPELEKQMEITPKQGIITKQSTNSFDDTYNKLVTIIEDNPNLKIIAQLDHQANAASVGLELNPTRIIMFGNPKLGTPLMQSAQTTGLDLPQKILVFQDDAEIVKISYNDPKYIQQRHGIDDIEEVLNKISGALDKITSAAAGL from the coding sequence ATGAAAAGAATAGTTTTTTGCTTTGTTTTTTATACACTTTTGTTTTCTTGTAATCAAGTTGAAAAGGATACGTCTAATAGTGCGCAACCTGAATTAGAAAAACAAATGGAAATTACACCGAAACAAGGAATTATAACAAAACAAAGTACTAACAGTTTTGATGATACCTATAATAAATTGGTAACAATTATTGAAGATAATCCGAATCTAAAAATCATAGCACAATTAGATCATCAGGCAAATGCGGCATCTGTTGGACTAGAGTTAAATCCAACTAGAATTATAATGTTTGGAAATCCTAAATTAGGAACTCCATTGATGCAAAGTGCTCAAACTACGGGATTAGATCTTCCGCAGAAAATTTTGGTTTTTCAGGATGATGCTGAGATAGTGAAGATTTCATATAATGATCCTAAATACATACAACAACGTCATGGTATAGATGATATCGAAGAGGTACTAAATAAGATAAGTGGAGCATTGGATAAAATTACTTCGGCTGCAGCAGGATTATAG
- a CDS encoding AraC family transcriptional regulator gives MKYLRLLIFNLFVLIPIFSFGQSSDSLSKLPYEVLIKTYKNLIKTDLIKAKPYVQALLKKAKANQKITPITSGYREMAFYYYKTKDFEKYITYLDSAIVFGKQSNYKYYPTSFYVNKGTFYSGKGMFDLTLDNYLKGLEWAEKRNDLDYKAIIQHNIALLKRKTGNYEESITLFKEALAYEAVRISKDQNDSLSYLVTLSDLIITFRKNKEIDSALTFNKKGIKMAEGKDIQNLFLLHKGVIQYYTKDYDSSIININNVLNTYEKSDKNWFFENYNLIDAYLHLGKSYEATSNKEKYIAYYKKVDSIAELDNYLIPESRNAYTSLVNHYKNTGNKKQQLHYINKLIHLDSISDKSFGDLKNKITKEYDTPLLLEEKEKIITDLEKEKKKTSFYNTIITFLFFISLLGVGYYYYRQKIFKKRFSQLLDNTKEQDDDKESNNQSGSSAINKETLADLLDKLDQFEKEKGYLKNNLNSKDLAKSFNSNSSYLSKVINTVKEKNFTNYINDLRVDFAINKLKEDSIFRKYTIKAIAKEIGFNNSEAFSKAFYKKTGIYPSYFIKELNTMQTIRKNR, from the coding sequence ATGAAATACTTGAGGCTTTTAATATTTAATCTTTTTGTTTTAATCCCAATATTTAGTTTTGGACAATCAAGTGATTCATTGTCCAAACTTCCTTACGAAGTTCTTATTAAAACCTACAAAAATTTAATTAAGACTGACTTGATAAAAGCTAAACCCTACGTACAAGCTCTTCTCAAAAAAGCTAAAGCCAACCAAAAGATAACCCCCATTACGAGTGGATATCGTGAAATGGCTTTTTACTATTATAAAACCAAGGATTTTGAAAAATACATTACTTATTTAGACAGTGCAATAGTATTTGGCAAACAGTCAAATTACAAATATTACCCTACCTCTTTTTATGTAAACAAAGGCACTTTTTATAGTGGTAAAGGCATGTTTGATCTGACATTAGATAATTACTTAAAGGGATTGGAATGGGCTGAAAAAAGAAATGATCTTGATTACAAAGCAATAATACAGCATAACATCGCTCTACTAAAAAGAAAAACCGGCAACTATGAAGAATCCATAACGCTATTTAAAGAAGCACTGGCTTACGAAGCTGTAAGAATTTCAAAAGATCAAAACGACTCTTTAAGTTATTTGGTAACACTTTCCGATTTAATAATTACTTTCAGAAAAAATAAAGAAATAGATTCTGCATTAACTTTTAACAAAAAAGGAATAAAAATGGCGGAAGGTAAAGATATTCAGAATCTTTTTCTATTGCATAAAGGAGTAATTCAATATTATACAAAGGATTATGATTCTTCTATTATTAATATAAATAACGTTTTGAACACTTATGAAAAATCGGATAAAAATTGGTTTTTTGAGAATTACAATTTAATTGATGCATACCTCCATTTAGGAAAATCTTATGAAGCAACTTCGAATAAAGAAAAATATATAGCGTATTATAAAAAAGTAGACTCTATTGCAGAACTCGACAACTATTTGATACCTGAATCAAGGAATGCATATACTTCTTTAGTAAATCATTACAAAAATACGGGAAATAAGAAGCAACAACTTCACTATATCAATAAGCTAATTCATCTGGATAGTATTTCAGACAAAAGCTTTGGCGACTTAAAGAATAAAATCACTAAGGAGTATGATACCCCACTATTACTTGAAGAAAAAGAAAAAATTATTACTGATTTAGAGAAAGAAAAAAAGAAAACATCTTTTTATAATACTATTATAACTTTTTTATTCTTCATAAGTTTACTTGGTGTTGGTTATTACTATTATCGTCAAAAAATATTTAAAAAAAGATTTTCGCAATTACTCGACAACACAAAAGAACAAGATGATGATAAAGAATCTAATAATCAATCGGGTTCTTCCGCTATTAACAAAGAAACCCTAGCCGACTTATTAGATAAATTAGACCAATTTGAAAAAGAAAAAGGATATTTAAAAAACAATTTAAATTCAAAAGATTTAGCCAAAAGCTTCAATTCAAATTCGTCATATCTTTCGAAAGTCATAAACACAGTTAAAGAAAAAAATTTCACTAATTATATAAATGATCTTCGTGTAGATTTTGCAATAAATAAGTTAAAAGAAGATTCAATTTTTCGAAAATACACAATTAAGGCAATTGCTAAAGAAATAGGTTTCAATAATTCTGAAGCGTTTTCTAAAGCTTTCTATAAAAAAACAGGTATATATCCTTCCTATTTTATTAAAGAATTAAACACTATGCAAACCATTCGAAAAAATAGATGA
- a CDS encoding S8 family serine peptidase, translating into MLSKAIKFIFLLLIISCKSVHIESSTNSFVIINSKKSITKQELIHWQHKDIINDTIPGISLDKAYNDMLKYKKGDTVIVAVIDTGIDINHSEIKDFIWVNKNEIPNNGLDDDKNGYVDDVNGWNFLTNRKNENIIYENWELVRILKKYQGYFKDKDTINLDLKDQQYFAEYKRAKRSYKLALATLEEDIRYVAKFASDQEKANEVLKKYFPDENYTIDDIYKIDSKGDEVLKQHLMNRITSLYYNMDDKWIADYQEDNKIVKNYKLNLNYQGRGNDVDANYSRFYGNNDIRGDLKVESHGTNVASIIASNRKNNSKLKGITNMVKIMPIRVVPKGDEYDNDVANGIRYAVDNGARVINMSFGKEFSMNKKIVTQAIQYATKKNVLLITASGNDNINVDKNYYFPNDIKNNKEISDCYINVGANTYHMDDKILASFSNYGKSNVDVFAPGDDIYVASPNNEYETNGGTSFAAPIVSGLAALIWSYYPNLKASELKKIILNSGNLYQVNVMLDDQKNAIPFSSLSKSGKIVNAYNAMLLAEKMAKNKD; encoded by the coding sequence ATGCTTTCAAAGGCTATTAAATTTATCTTTTTATTACTGATCATAAGTTGTAAATCTGTGCATATCGAATCTAGTACAAATTCTTTTGTTATTATTAATAGTAAAAAGTCAATAACAAAACAGGAACTCATACATTGGCAACATAAGGATATTATTAATGATACAATACCAGGTATTAGTTTGGATAAAGCGTACAATGATATGCTTAAGTACAAAAAGGGTGATACTGTGATTGTAGCTGTCATAGATACTGGAATAGATATCAATCATAGCGAGATAAAAGATTTTATTTGGGTTAACAAAAATGAAATTCCTAATAATGGTTTAGATGATGATAAAAATGGTTATGTGGATGACGTTAATGGTTGGAACTTTTTAACCAATAGAAAGAATGAAAATATTATTTATGAGAATTGGGAACTTGTCAGAATTTTAAAAAAGTATCAAGGATATTTTAAAGATAAAGACACTATAAATCTGGATTTAAAAGATCAACAATATTTTGCGGAATATAAAAGAGCAAAACGAAGTTATAAATTAGCTTTAGCTACGTTAGAAGAAGACATAAGATATGTAGCAAAATTTGCTAGTGATCAAGAAAAAGCAAACGAAGTTTTGAAAAAATATTTTCCTGATGAAAATTATACCATAGATGATATTTATAAGATTGATTCTAAGGGCGATGAAGTTTTAAAACAACATTTGATGAACAGAATTACATCCTTATATTATAACATGGATGATAAATGGATAGCTGATTATCAAGAAGACAACAAAATTGTAAAAAACTACAAACTTAATCTGAATTATCAAGGAAGAGGAAATGATGTTGATGCCAATTATAGCCGTTTTTATGGAAACAATGATATAAGAGGTGATTTGAAAGTAGAGTCACACGGTACAAACGTGGCGAGCATTATAGCTTCAAACAGGAAGAATAACTCTAAATTAAAGGGAATCACAAATATGGTAAAAATAATGCCTATTCGCGTTGTTCCTAAGGGAGATGAATATGATAATGATGTTGCAAATGGAATTAGGTATGCGGTAGATAATGGTGCTAGGGTTATTAATATGAGCTTTGGTAAAGAGTTTTCTATGAATAAAAAAATAGTAACTCAAGCTATTCAATATGCTACGAAGAAAAATGTTTTATTAATTACCGCTAGTGGCAATGATAATATTAATGTCGATAAGAATTACTATTTTCCAAACGATATAAAAAATAACAAAGAAATTTCTGATTGTTATATTAATGTGGGGGCTAATACTTATCACATGGATGATAAAATTTTGGCTTCATTTTCTAATTACGGTAAAAGTAATGTCGATGTTTTTGCTCCAGGTGATGATATATATGTGGCTAGTCCAAATAACGAATATGAAACCAATGGAGGAACATCTTTTGCTGCTCCAATTGTTTCTGGTTTAGCTGCACTAATTTGGTCATATTACCCTAATTTAAAGGCTAGTGAATTGAAAAAGATTATTCTGAATTCTGGTAATCTCTATCAAGTCAATGTTATGTTAGATGATCAAAAAAATGCAATCCCTTTTTCTTCCCTATCTAAATCAGGTAAGATTGTAAATGCTTACAATGCAATGTTATTAGCAGAAAAGATGGCTAAAAACAAGGATTAA
- a CDS encoding DUF664 domain-containing protein: MNKIIKLLIVLAVFHQYDVSSQTKKVSRDWTSFTQTIEVKTDKKTKFKLQGLIKVDRTDTTGVAALWARVDNTNGESGFFDNMMDRPATKNEWNTYTIEGEIDKNAKTINFGGLCLNNGKFYFDDIQLSIQNKKGDYEPISLTNASFEDPVKNELIPGWNQGVGREKVVLIKEFTAQSIKNDDNTSKSLLIEGKNIVNSYVIKTDEEFSPQIGVMISMLNNLSTRVERRVQDLDIRQTDHLMDEKANRIGALIMHLAAAEVYYQVYTFEKRGFNEEEKEKWMTALDLGEKARDLYKGKPIDYYLNIYKEVRTKTIEEFKKRNDSWLNDMRPGSIMNNHYAWFHVMEHQSSHLGQMLMMIKRIPEEKEQKKIEVKKNIDQ, from the coding sequence ATGAATAAAATAATAAAACTACTGATTGTATTGGCTGTCTTTCATCAATATGATGTATCATCACAAACCAAAAAAGTATCTAGAGATTGGACTTCTTTTACACAAACAATAGAAGTAAAAACAGACAAAAAAACAAAATTTAAATTACAAGGGCTGATTAAAGTAGATAGAACAGACACTACAGGAGTAGCTGCATTATGGGCAAGAGTAGATAACACAAATGGAGAGAGTGGTTTTTTTGACAATATGATGGATCGGCCTGCTACCAAAAATGAATGGAATACATACACTATTGAAGGTGAAATTGACAAGAATGCTAAAACCATTAACTTCGGAGGATTATGCTTAAATAATGGTAAATTTTATTTTGATGACATACAGTTATCCATACAAAACAAGAAAGGGGATTATGAACCAATATCACTTACCAATGCGTCCTTTGAAGATCCTGTAAAAAACGAACTTATTCCTGGATGGAATCAGGGTGTTGGCAGAGAAAAAGTAGTTCTCATCAAAGAATTCACAGCGCAATCTATAAAAAATGATGACAATACATCAAAAAGTTTATTGATCGAAGGGAAAAATATCGTAAACAGTTATGTCATTAAAACAGATGAAGAATTTTCTCCACAGATAGGAGTTATGATATCAATGCTCAATAACCTAAGTACCCGTGTAGAAAGACGAGTGCAGGATTTAGACATCCGACAAACCGATCATCTAATGGATGAAAAAGCCAATCGCATCGGTGCCTTAATTATGCATCTTGCTGCAGCAGAGGTTTATTACCAAGTTTATACTTTTGAGAAAAGAGGTTTTAACGAAGAAGAGAAAGAAAAATGGATGACGGCTTTAGACCTAGGAGAAAAAGCAAGGGATCTTTATAAAGGGAAACCAATAGATTATTATCTAAATATTTATAAAGAAGTGCGTACTAAAACTATAGAAGAGTTTAAAAAACGTAATGATTCTTGGTTAAATGATATGAGGCCTGGGTCTATTATGAATAATCACTACGCTTGGTTTCATGTAATGGAACATCAGTCCAGTCACTTAGGGCAAATGCTAATGATGATAAAAAGAATTCCTGAAGAAAAAGAGCAGAAAAAAATAGAAGTAAAGAAAAATATCGATCAGTAA
- a CDS encoding carboxypeptidase-like regulatory domain-containing protein, with product MHTIIKFIISISIFLCTVISIAQNGNKTITGKVLDKENNQPIPFASIYLKGQAIGTISNEEGKFVFHISNKENGVIIISSLGYDSVEKNIDDFNLDQQILLSAEVNALSEVVITTTKKKKLSAKQIVKKAYQEIPNNYPDQSYILEGFVRDLQKEDSTYVEYLECAAKFYNQPTNKEVEAKVELVAIRNSYIAEKNPWNKQWERKNSIIDLIEDDFIRFDYGPIKGKNGWKYELEDILPYNQKYVYKIKGTDAPFQKATLYIDTESFAFVRMELTRTAHKGKSWKRRLTHGGEQVYYNVIFEYQEYKDKMYLKYQREEDTWNIYDTKTPSKLLFVKEPKKELFVNKIIVDNVEKYPFTRNMNSDSSIENHSSEYNAEFWLNYNAPQQTKEISKIEQYLKGTSN from the coding sequence ATGCATACAATTATTAAATTCATTATTTCCATCAGTATCTTTTTGTGTACGGTTATTTCTATAGCACAAAACGGCAACAAAACCATTACAGGGAAAGTTTTAGATAAAGAAAACAACCAACCAATACCATTTGCTTCTATTTACCTAAAAGGGCAGGCAATTGGCACAATATCTAATGAAGAAGGGAAGTTTGTTTTTCATATCTCTAATAAAGAAAATGGTGTAATCATAATATCGAGTCTAGGGTATGATTCTGTAGAGAAAAATATTGATGATTTTAATCTTGATCAGCAAATATTGCTAAGTGCAGAAGTAAATGCGCTGAGTGAAGTGGTGATTACAACGACCAAAAAGAAGAAATTATCGGCAAAACAGATAGTAAAAAAGGCATATCAGGAGATTCCTAATAACTACCCTGATCAGTCTTATATTCTAGAAGGTTTTGTTCGTGATTTGCAAAAAGAAGATAGTACATATGTAGAGTATTTAGAATGTGCAGCTAAGTTTTACAATCAACCTACAAATAAAGAAGTCGAAGCTAAAGTAGAGCTTGTAGCCATAAGGAATAGCTACATTGCAGAAAAAAATCCTTGGAACAAACAGTGGGAAAGAAAAAATTCAATTATCGACTTAATAGAAGATGATTTTATAAGATTTGATTATGGACCCATTAAAGGAAAAAATGGATGGAAATATGAGTTAGAGGATATCTTACCTTATAATCAGAAGTATGTATATAAAATAAAAGGAACAGATGCACCTTTTCAGAAAGCAACACTATACATAGATACAGAATCTTTTGCCTTTGTAAGAATGGAGCTTACGCGAACTGCTCATAAAGGAAAATCATGGAAAAGAAGATTGACACATGGAGGAGAACAAGTGTATTATAATGTAATTTTTGAGTATCAGGAATATAAGGACAAAATGTATCTAAAATATCAAAGGGAAGAAGATACCTGGAATATTTATGATACTAAAACTCCTAGTAAATTACTATTTGTAAAAGAACCAAAAAAAGAATTGTTCGTAAACAAAATCATTGTAGATAATGTAGAGAAATACCCATTTACTCGAAATATGAATTCTGATAGTAGTATAGAAAATCACTCAAGCGAATACAATGCAGAGTTTTGGTTGAACTATAATGCTCCACAACAAACTAAAGAAATAAGCAAAATTGAGCAATATTTAAAAGGAACAAGTAACTAG